One part of the Cottoperca gobio chromosome 14, fCotGob3.1, whole genome shotgun sequence genome encodes these proteins:
- the guca1d gene encoding guanylate cyclase activator 1d isoform X1: protein MGNHGSNLDDILAEDMHHWYNKFMRESPSGLITLFELKAILALKGMSEKAHSYVDQVFFTFDMDGDGYIDFVEYIAAISLMLKGEINQKLKWYFKLFDQDGNGKIDKEELETIFSEVETRPCFVCRPLQAIQDITRNRDTNPEDIVSLIFERIDVKGEGELTLEEFIEGAKDHEDIMDILKNLMDLTPVLVIIVEGRSG from the exons ATGGGGAACCACGGCTCGAACCTGGACGACATCCTGGCGGAGGACATGCACCACTGGTACAACAAGTTCATGCGGGAGTCTCCATCGGGCCTCATCACGCTGTTCGAGCTTAAGGCCATCCTGGCCCTGAAGGGCATGTCGGAGAAGGCCCACAGCTACGTGGACCAGGTCTTCTTCACCTTCGACATGGACGGG gacggCTACATCGACTTTGTGGAATACATCGCAGCCATCAGTCTGATGCTGAAGGGAGAAATCAACCAGAAGCTCAAGTGGTACTTCAAACTGTTCGACCAGGACGGGAACGGAAAGATCGACAAAGAGGAGCTGGAGACCATCTTCTCG gaagtagaaacacgGCCCTGTTTTGTGTGTCGCCCCCTGCAGGCCATCCAGGACATCACGCGGAACAGAGACACCAACCCCGAGGACATCGTGTCGCTCATATTCGAGAGGATCGATGTGAAGGGAGAAG GTGAGCTGACCCTGGAGGAGTTCATCGAGGGAGCCAAAGACCACGAGGACATCATGGACATCCTGAAGAACCTGATGGACCTGACGCCGGTGTTAGTCATCATCGTGGAGGGCCGGTCAGGCTGA
- the guca1d gene encoding guanylate cyclase activator 1d isoform X2, producing MGNHGSNLDDILAEDMHHWYNKFMRESPSGLITLFELKAILALKGMSEKAHSYVDQVFFTFDMDGDGYIDFVEYIAAISLMLKGEINQKLKWYFKLFDQDGNGKIDKEELETIFSAIQDITRNRDTNPEDIVSLIFERIDVKGEGELTLEEFIEGAKDHEDIMDILKNLMDLTPVLVIIVEGRSG from the exons ATGGGGAACCACGGCTCGAACCTGGACGACATCCTGGCGGAGGACATGCACCACTGGTACAACAAGTTCATGCGGGAGTCTCCATCGGGCCTCATCACGCTGTTCGAGCTTAAGGCCATCCTGGCCCTGAAGGGCATGTCGGAGAAGGCCCACAGCTACGTGGACCAGGTCTTCTTCACCTTCGACATGGACGGG gacggCTACATCGACTTTGTGGAATACATCGCAGCCATCAGTCTGATGCTGAAGGGAGAAATCAACCAGAAGCTCAAGTGGTACTTCAAACTGTTCGACCAGGACGGGAACGGAAAGATCGACAAAGAGGAGCTGGAGACCATCTTCTCG GCCATCCAGGACATCACGCGGAACAGAGACACCAACCCCGAGGACATCGTGTCGCTCATATTCGAGAGGATCGATGTGAAGGGAGAAG GTGAGCTGACCCTGGAGGAGTTCATCGAGGGAGCCAAAGACCACGAGGACATCATGGACATCCTGAAGAACCTGATGGACCTGACGCCGGTGTTAGTCATCATCGTGGAGGGCCGGTCAGGCTGA